The following proteins come from a genomic window of Nautilia profundicola AmH:
- a CDS encoding peptidoglycan DD-metalloendopeptidase family protein produces MKKFILLIFIPIFLLAYKVDIHKWGNKDTFYGFLKQNSLPLSIYYNLPPKIKRYVRAIPRGESVFILKDNNIIKQALIPINSKQQLQIIKTEKGYVTKIVPIVYETVTKHVSTEINNYLSYDLYKATKLRSLASKLAYIFSDRINFRAIPKNTKIDIVYKEKIKFGEVKDVKILFAKISNKQYNISAFLNPYDGRYYDSRGKSLKGMFLAAPLRYKRISSRFGMRFHPILHKWRMHDGIDYVNRIGTPIHAVADGKVIFRGWIRGYGRTVKIRHKNGYITMYAHLHGYPRGIYVGRWVTQGQTIGYLGNSGLSTGPHLHFAVMRYGKWINPVRLKNSVKVTLYGKQRKKFLAYIQNFTKENSIALK; encoded by the coding sequence GTGAAAAAATTTATTCTTTTAATTTTTATACCTATATTTCTATTAGCATATAAAGTAGATATACATAAATGGGGGAATAAAGACACCTTTTACGGTTTTTTAAAACAAAATTCTCTTCCATTAAGTATTTATTATAATCTACCGCCTAAAATAAAGAGATATGTTAGAGCTATACCAAGAGGTGAAAGTGTTTTTATATTAAAAGACAACAATATTATCAAACAAGCTTTAATACCTATAAATTCAAAGCAACAATTACAAATTATTAAAACAGAAAAAGGTTATGTTACTAAAATTGTTCCTATAGTTTACGAAACAGTAACAAAACATGTCTCAACGGAAATAAACAATTATTTAAGTTATGATTTGTACAAAGCCACAAAATTAAGGAGTTTAGCTTCTAAACTCGCTTATATTTTTTCAGACAGAATAAACTTCAGGGCTATTCCTAAAAACACTAAAATAGATATAGTTTACAAAGAAAAAATAAAATTTGGTGAAGTAAAAGATGTAAAAATTCTTTTTGCAAAAATTTCAAACAAACAATATAATATAAGCGCTTTTCTAAATCCTTATGACGGAAGATATTATGATTCAAGAGGAAAAAGCTTAAAAGGAATGTTTTTAGCTGCTCCTCTTAGATATAAAAGAATTTCTTCAAGATTCGGTATGAGATTTCATCCTATTTTGCATAAATGGAGAATGCATGACGGTATTGATTATGTAAACAGAATCGGGACACCTATTCATGCGGTAGCAGATGGAAAAGTAATATTTAGGGGTTGGATTAGAGGATACGGAAGAACAGTAAAAATCAGACACAAAAATGGCTATATAACAATGTATGCACATCTTCATGGATATCCGAGAGGAATATACGTAGGAAGATGGGTGACCCAAGGTCAGACAATAGGATACCTTGGAAACAGCGGTCTTTCAACTGGCCCACATTTACATTTTGCTGTGATGAGATACGGAAAATGGATTAATCCCGTAAGATTAAAAAATTCTGTAAAAGTGACATTGTACGGAAAACAAAGAAAAAAATTCTTAGCATATATTCAAAACTTTACAAAAGAGAATAGCATAGCGCTCAAATGA